In the Silene latifolia isolate original U9 population chromosome 1, ASM4854445v1, whole genome shotgun sequence genome, AATATGAGAATGTATAGACGATAGGGTTCTAACATAGTAGTATCACTGGATGACGGTATCTGAGATTCCAAGCAAGCTAAAATCTTCTGGTTATTATGGGATGGGTATCTTCATATACTCCAGATACCCCACGTCTTTGATTTTGAAACTCAACACGATGTATGTGCGCGGCTCTATATGCAGGCTCACCTCTAACTCAATGTCCATATCACTTACCTTGTTCAACCACTGAGCATTAATCCACTGAAAACTTGCACAGTAGCTCTTCTCTGGTTCTACCCCCTGCTGCATTCCAGCAACCTGCTGcaataaattaaggaaatgaaatttgTCAACTTATAAAGTTACAGAAAATGGACAATATTGAGAAACATGTATGGTATTTGAGTTGTTACCATCATCATGGGATACTTCTGTTTCCAAGAGTCCTCAATTTTAACCATCAGTGACATCATCAGCGTTTCAGAGTTCTCCGCTATCTCGACCAAAACTAATACAGTACACAATAGGGGAAAAAAAATCAGGTAATTATCCAAAGGCAGAGATTCAAGCTAGTGCAGTCATTTATGCAGATAATCACATtagatagaatgttagaatttagaATTAAGACATCATCTTCTGCCTTTTGTCGATATAGTAAGCAAGAAATACGAACCTTGATGAGTGGCCTGTTGAAGTAAATGTTTAAGCATCTTGCTGAAGTGAGCATCTGGTATAACAGCCTTACAGAAGACAGACATTTCAGGAAACTTTGAAATTTCAGCATTGTTTTCGAGTAACGAAACAGAATCTTGAAATCCTGCTTGCAGtcaataaaacatgaatgaatTGGAAGGTAAAGAATTAATGTATCGGAATATAGATCAGAAATATTGAATCTTCGGCTCCATCCGATAAAGAAGCCATTCTAGTTATAATTGTCGAGTTCTCGAGATACAAAACTATCAGCAAGATAACAAAAACAGAATTAATTAATTGGTTTCTAGGAAATCAAGTCGTTCATCATCATCACTCAAGATTAACCCATTACAACCAACGAAAATGACGACAAACAGAAAGCGAAACAAGAAAAGAACAAGGATGATACCACGGGCAACTGCAAAGAAGGTGAGATCGTCAATCTCCTCCTCCTGGATAATAGTACATCCATTGTCATCTTCAAGATCAGTCAATCTCTTATATAATTCATGTAAATTGACAATCTTGCCCTCTATTGGCTTGGTACATGAAAATTCAGACGTTTTGAAGCACAGATGGGCAACAACATTGTTACTCGAGTTCTGAACCGTGACATTAAACCCATTCACATCAGCATCGATCCTCCCTAACTCTTCTGGGTTGTCGAGTACAGGATCGCAAAGAGCTTGGATTGCGAATTTCAGATGTCTGGCATGATTGAAACTGCAAACTAAAGGGAATGCTTGTTTAGCCTGTGAAAGTCCGGCAGTGTCAGTCGCGTTTTCTTGAGATGGCATAGCAATGTCAGTCGGGTTTTCTTGTGCTGATCCAGTAGTAACAGTAACTTGCTGTAAAGATTCTTGAGCCATGAAATTCAAGTTGTTGTACACGGTTTTTACTCGTTTTAATGGCCGTTCATGAACATTAATTGAAGAATCAGACATGGGAATTGATTGGGTTTCATGTGAAGTCTCGGAAGCAGAGATGGCCATTGGTTGGTTGTCTTGAGAATTTTCGGAACCAGACATGGGGGTGGGTGAGTTTGAGTTCTTGGAGTTTGACATGGTCGAAAGAAGAGACGGAAAAGCAGAGAGAATTCGAAATCTTTGTTTTTCTGATTGTGTAGTACAGTTTGTGTTAGAAATGGTGTTGAATTGTGACGAGGCAGTGGTTATATTATACTCTGTACTATATACTGCTGCTAACTTTTGGGCGGGAAAGTTAGTTGTTTGTTAAGTAGTTAGTTGGAGACTGTGGATTGGTGGTTATTATTGTTATAACGGAATTCTCtttctgtattttttttttttttaaaattagttATGGAAGATTGTACAGTTATACATGAGTCTAAGAGTCTCATGATAGAAATAGGAAAATAAATTACCAAGTTGCGCTTGTTTTTATTGTAAAGTAGGATGCATTTCACAACGTAATTCTCATTTTGTACTATGTGGAAACAACCTTTCTGAGTCATCTTAGTTAGCAGCATAGGGTAAAATTACGTACCCTGCAATTTCTTGTGGAAGCCGAGTATGACGCTTTTTAATTGCCTAATTTGTGGATAAAAACTAGATTGGTTTCATTCAGTGAGATTTGTTTTCGATTTCATTTCCATTTATTCCATGCTCATTTCAACCTATCGATTTCATTTCCAGTATTAGATTTGAGATAGCGGACACATAAAAGAAGGGAGTCCAATAAGCAAGATTGATGACTAATAATAGAGGACTTAAGAAAAGTGTGGCTTGACTTTTCTGTCAGGGAATGCCAAATATTCTGTCTTGAGTCTTGATGCAATATATGCCGAGCTGGAATGGGTAACAAGGCTGAATATTGTTCTAAATACGGAAACTGTTTTTCATGACATTGAAGACGATTAAAAGATTAGCATGGCTTGTAGTCATAGCGAGACACTAGCAATTGCTGTTGGACTTAAGACAGGATTTCGATTTAGGGAGTCTAGGTCAAATCATAAATTGGTAAGAAACACACAACAATCAAGTAAGCGGTCTGCATGTGTTGCGATTATAGCATGAACCTCCACAAACAATCAACTAAACTCTGATACTGCGATCGCAGAATTCAGTATACTAGATAAAGTCAACAGCACTAACAAGAATGTTTCGGAAATA is a window encoding:
- the LOC141595598 gene encoding uncharacterized protein LOC141595598 — encoded protein: MSNSKNSNSPTPMSGSENSQDNQPMAISASETSHETQSIPMSDSSINVHERPLKRVKTVYNNLNFMAQESLQQVTVTTGSAQENPTDIAMPSQENATDTAGLSQAKQAFPLVCSFNHARHLKFAIQALCDPVLDNPEELGRIDADVNGFNVTVQNSSNNVVAHLCFKTSEFSCTKPIEGKIVNLHELYKRLTDLEDDNGCTIIQEEEIDDLTFFAVARGFQDSVSLLENNAEISKFPEMSVFCKAVIPDAHFSKMLKHLLQQATHQVLVEIAENSETLMMSLMVKIEDSWKQKYPMMMQVAGMQQGVEPEKSYCASFQWINAQWLNKVSDMDIELEVSLHIEPRTYIVLSFKIKDVGYLEYMKIPIP